One window from the genome of Glycine soja cultivar W05 chromosome 12, ASM419377v2, whole genome shotgun sequence encodes:
- the LOC114378205 gene encoding cellulose synthase-like protein H1 isoform X1: MANQNTLPLYDKYWVKHTLSRVMDSLTLLLLLLLLGYRINIFSHSNYTFPCLVAFICESWFTFSWILVISTKWSPAYTKTYIHRLLLRVPEGELPAVDLFVTTADPVLEPPIITINTVLSLLALDYPHNKLACYVSDDGCSPLTFYALIEAFQFAKLWVPFCKKYNIQLRVPFRYFSNNTSTDNNEDTPEFMQDWLKMKNEYERLTRKILNATKNSIPLVGEFAIFSDTQPRNHPTIIKVIWENKEGLSDELPHLIYVSREKKQEHPHQYKAGAMNVLTRVSGVMTNAPFILNLDCDMHVNNPKIVLHALCILLDSKGEKEVAFAQCIQQFYDGLKDDPLGNQLVAAFRYLGGGLAGLQGIFYLGTNCMHRRKVIYGLSPYHGIQNGKKDHGVSNGKFSEKKTIFGTSKGFVESATHALEGKTFTPNNNICKSLEAASEVSSCEYEYGTAWGKQVGWMYGSTSEDLLTGLKIHTKGWRSEVCSPELSPFMGCSPQDILVVIGQQKRWISGLLDILLSKHCPIFGTLFGKLQFRQCLGYLWITTWSLRPVPEICYAALPAYCIINNSSFLPKELGQWIPATLLVIYNVSTLLENLKIGLSIRTWCNNQRMARITTMNSWFFGFLAILLKRLRISNIGFEITRKDETFSNEGANENDGRFIFNKSPVFIPGTTILLIQLTALVTMWLGWQPPVRNNGHGSGVGEVFCSTYLVVCYWPFLKGLFEKGKYGIPLSTICKSMALAFLFVYLCKAN; the protein is encoded by the exons ATGGCTAATCAAAACACTCTCCctctttatgataaatattgGGTGAAGCATACGTTATCAAGAGTAATGGATTCCTTGACTCTGCTCCTCCTCCTCTTACTTCTTGGTTACCGTATTAATATTTTCTCTCATAGCAACTACACTTTCCCTTGCCTTGTTGCTTTCATATGCGAGTCATGGTTCACTTTTTCTTGGATTCTCGTCATCAGCACTAAATGGTCTCCTGCATATACCAAAACCTACATACACCGTCTCTTGCTTCG GGTACCTGAGGGTGAGCTTCCAGCAGTGGATCTATTTGTGACAACAGCAGACCCAGTGCTTGAGCCTCCTATCATCACAATCAACACTGTCTTGTCTCTCTTGGCGCTTGATTATCCTCATAACAAACTTGCTTGCTATGTTTCTGATGATGGATGCTCCCCTCTTACCTTCTATGCCCTTATCGAAGCATTTCAATTTGCTAAGCTTTGGGTACCTTTCTGTAAGAAGTACAACATACAACTTAGAGTACCCTTCAGATACTTCTCCAATAACACCAGCACTGACAACAATGAAGACACGCCGGAGTTTATGCAAGACTGGTTAAAAATGAAG AACGAGTATGAGCGCCTTACCCGTAAAATTCTGAATGCAACAAAAAATTCGATTCCACTTGTGGGAGAGTTTGCTATCTTCTCAGATACACAGCCTAGAAATCATCCAACCATAATTAAG GTAATATGGGAAAACAAAGAAGGTCTTTCAGACGAGTTGCCTCACTTAATCTACGTATCTAGAGAAAAGAAGCAGGAACATCCACATCAATATAAAGCTGGTGCTATGAATGTGTTG ACAAGAGTCTCTGGAGTGATGACAAATGCACCCTTTATCCTAAACTTAGATTGTGACATGCACGTGAATAATCCAAAGATTGTTCTACACGCCCTGTGCATTTTATTAGATTCAAAGGGAGAAAAAGAAGTTGCATTTGCCCAATGTATCCAGCAATTCTATGATGGATTAAAGGATGATCCTCTCGGAAATCAGCTTGTGGCAGCGTTTCGG TACTTGGGGGGTGGATTAGCAGGGCTCCAAGGGATATTTTACTTAGGAACAAATTGCATGCACAGAAGAAAAGTAATTTATGGCCTTTCTCCTTATCATGGCATTCAAAATGGAAAGAAGGATCATGGCGTCTCCAATG GGAAATTCtcagaaaagaaaacaatatttgGTACATCAAAGGGGTTTGTGGAATCAGCTACTCATGCTTTGGAAGGGAAGACATTTACTCCCAATAACAATATTTGCAAATCTCTTGAGGCTGCGAGTGAAGTTTCTAGTTGTGAATATGAATACGGCACTGCTTGGGGAAAACAG GTGGGTTGGATGTATGGATCAACATCTGAAGATTTACTTACCGGACTGAAAATCCACACAAAAGGTTGGAGATCTGAAGTGTGCTCACCAGAACTTTCGCCTTTTATGGGATGCTCACCTCAAGATATTTTAGTTGTAATTGGTCAACAAAAGAGATGGATCTCAGGGTTGCTTGATATCCTCCTAAGCAAGCATTGTCCAATTTTTGGAACCCTATTTGGTAAGCTCCAATTCAGACAATGCTTGGGGTATCTTTGGATCACTACTTGGAGCTTACGACCCGTTCCTGAAATATGTTATGCTGCTCTCCCTGCCTATTGCATCATTAATAACTCCAGTTTCTTGCCCAAG GAACTCGGACAATGGATCCCCGCCACTTTGCTTGTGATTTACAACGTGTCTACTCTTTTAGAGAACTTGAAAATAGGATTGTCAATTCGAACATGGTGTAACAATCAACGAATGGCAAGGATAACCACCATGAATTCTTGGTTTTTTGGATTTTTGGCCATCCTACTTAAGCGATTAAGGATATCTAACATTGGCTTTGAAATAACAAGGAAAGACGAAACATTTTCCAATGAGGGTGCAAATGAAAATGATGGTAGATTCATTTTTAACAAGTCTCCAGTTTTTATACCTGGCACAACtattttgcttattcaactCACAGCACTGGTTACCATGTGGTTGGGATGGCAACCACCTGTTAGAAACAATGGACATGGATCTGGTGTTGGGGAAGTGTTCTGTAGTACATATTTGGTTGTGTGCTATTGGCCATTTTTGAAAGGGTTATTTGAGAAAGGAAAGTATGGAATTCCCTTATCCACAATTTGCAAGTCAATGGCTCTGGCTTTCCTTTTTGTGTACTTATGCAAAGCAAATTAA
- the LOC114378205 gene encoding cellulose synthase-like protein H1 isoform X2, which produces MANQNTLPLYDKYWVKHTLSRVMDSLTLLLLLLLLGYRINIFSHSNYTFPCLVAFICESWFTFSWILVISTKWSPAYTKTYIHRLLLRVPEGELPAVDLFVTTADPVLEPPIITINTVLSLLALDYPHNKLACYVSDDGCSPLTFYALIEAFQFAKLWVPFCKKYNIQLRVPFRYFSNNTSTDNNEDTPEFMQDWLKMKVIWENKEGLSDELPHLIYVSREKKQEHPHQYKAGAMNVLTRVSGVMTNAPFILNLDCDMHVNNPKIVLHALCILLDSKGEKEVAFAQCIQQFYDGLKDDPLGNQLVAAFRYLGGGLAGLQGIFYLGTNCMHRRKVIYGLSPYHGIQNGKKDHGVSNGKFSEKKTIFGTSKGFVESATHALEGKTFTPNNNICKSLEAASEVSSCEYEYGTAWGKQVGWMYGSTSEDLLTGLKIHTKGWRSEVCSPELSPFMGCSPQDILVVIGQQKRWISGLLDILLSKHCPIFGTLFGKLQFRQCLGYLWITTWSLRPVPEICYAALPAYCIINNSSFLPKELGQWIPATLLVIYNVSTLLENLKIGLSIRTWCNNQRMARITTMNSWFFGFLAILLKRLRISNIGFEITRKDETFSNEGANENDGRFIFNKSPVFIPGTTILLIQLTALVTMWLGWQPPVRNNGHGSGVGEVFCSTYLVVCYWPFLKGLFEKGKYGIPLSTICKSMALAFLFVYLCKAN; this is translated from the exons ATGGCTAATCAAAACACTCTCCctctttatgataaatattgGGTGAAGCATACGTTATCAAGAGTAATGGATTCCTTGACTCTGCTCCTCCTCCTCTTACTTCTTGGTTACCGTATTAATATTTTCTCTCATAGCAACTACACTTTCCCTTGCCTTGTTGCTTTCATATGCGAGTCATGGTTCACTTTTTCTTGGATTCTCGTCATCAGCACTAAATGGTCTCCTGCATATACCAAAACCTACATACACCGTCTCTTGCTTCG GGTACCTGAGGGTGAGCTTCCAGCAGTGGATCTATTTGTGACAACAGCAGACCCAGTGCTTGAGCCTCCTATCATCACAATCAACACTGTCTTGTCTCTCTTGGCGCTTGATTATCCTCATAACAAACTTGCTTGCTATGTTTCTGATGATGGATGCTCCCCTCTTACCTTCTATGCCCTTATCGAAGCATTTCAATTTGCTAAGCTTTGGGTACCTTTCTGTAAGAAGTACAACATACAACTTAGAGTACCCTTCAGATACTTCTCCAATAACACCAGCACTGACAACAATGAAGACACGCCGGAGTTTATGCAAGACTGGTTAAAAATGAAG GTAATATGGGAAAACAAAGAAGGTCTTTCAGACGAGTTGCCTCACTTAATCTACGTATCTAGAGAAAAGAAGCAGGAACATCCACATCAATATAAAGCTGGTGCTATGAATGTGTTG ACAAGAGTCTCTGGAGTGATGACAAATGCACCCTTTATCCTAAACTTAGATTGTGACATGCACGTGAATAATCCAAAGATTGTTCTACACGCCCTGTGCATTTTATTAGATTCAAAGGGAGAAAAAGAAGTTGCATTTGCCCAATGTATCCAGCAATTCTATGATGGATTAAAGGATGATCCTCTCGGAAATCAGCTTGTGGCAGCGTTTCGG TACTTGGGGGGTGGATTAGCAGGGCTCCAAGGGATATTTTACTTAGGAACAAATTGCATGCACAGAAGAAAAGTAATTTATGGCCTTTCTCCTTATCATGGCATTCAAAATGGAAAGAAGGATCATGGCGTCTCCAATG GGAAATTCtcagaaaagaaaacaatatttgGTACATCAAAGGGGTTTGTGGAATCAGCTACTCATGCTTTGGAAGGGAAGACATTTACTCCCAATAACAATATTTGCAAATCTCTTGAGGCTGCGAGTGAAGTTTCTAGTTGTGAATATGAATACGGCACTGCTTGGGGAAAACAG GTGGGTTGGATGTATGGATCAACATCTGAAGATTTACTTACCGGACTGAAAATCCACACAAAAGGTTGGAGATCTGAAGTGTGCTCACCAGAACTTTCGCCTTTTATGGGATGCTCACCTCAAGATATTTTAGTTGTAATTGGTCAACAAAAGAGATGGATCTCAGGGTTGCTTGATATCCTCCTAAGCAAGCATTGTCCAATTTTTGGAACCCTATTTGGTAAGCTCCAATTCAGACAATGCTTGGGGTATCTTTGGATCACTACTTGGAGCTTACGACCCGTTCCTGAAATATGTTATGCTGCTCTCCCTGCCTATTGCATCATTAATAACTCCAGTTTCTTGCCCAAG GAACTCGGACAATGGATCCCCGCCACTTTGCTTGTGATTTACAACGTGTCTACTCTTTTAGAGAACTTGAAAATAGGATTGTCAATTCGAACATGGTGTAACAATCAACGAATGGCAAGGATAACCACCATGAATTCTTGGTTTTTTGGATTTTTGGCCATCCTACTTAAGCGATTAAGGATATCTAACATTGGCTTTGAAATAACAAGGAAAGACGAAACATTTTCCAATGAGGGTGCAAATGAAAATGATGGTAGATTCATTTTTAACAAGTCTCCAGTTTTTATACCTGGCACAACtattttgcttattcaactCACAGCACTGGTTACCATGTGGTTGGGATGGCAACCACCTGTTAGAAACAATGGACATGGATCTGGTGTTGGGGAAGTGTTCTGTAGTACATATTTGGTTGTGTGCTATTGGCCATTTTTGAAAGGGTTATTTGAGAAAGGAAAGTATGGAATTCCCTTATCCACAATTTGCAAGTCAATGGCTCTGGCTTTCCTTTTTGTGTACTTATGCAAAGCAAATTAA
- the LOC114378205 gene encoding cellulose synthase-like protein B5 isoform X3 produces the protein MANQNTLPLYDKYWVKHTLSRVMDSLTLLLLLLLLGYRINIFSHSNYTFPCLVAFICESWFTFSWILVISTKWSPAYTKTYIHRLLLRVPEGELPAVDLFVTTADPVLEPPIITINTVLSLLALDYPHNKLACYVSDDGCSPLTFYALIEAFQFAKLWVPFCKKYNIQLRVPFRYFSNNTSTDNNEDTPEFMQDWLKMKNEYERLTRKILNATKNSIPLVGEFAIFSDTQPRNHPTIIKVIWENKEGLSDELPHLIYVSREKKQEHPHQYKAGAMNVLYLGGGLAGLQGIFYLGTNCMHRRKVIYGLSPYHGIQNGKKDHGVSNGKFSEKKTIFGTSKGFVESATHALEGKTFTPNNNICKSLEAASEVSSCEYEYGTAWGKQVGWMYGSTSEDLLTGLKIHTKGWRSEVCSPELSPFMGCSPQDILVVIGQQKRWISGLLDILLSKHCPIFGTLFGKLQFRQCLGYLWITTWSLRPVPEICYAALPAYCIINNSSFLPKELGQWIPATLLVIYNVSTLLENLKIGLSIRTWCNNQRMARITTMNSWFFGFLAILLKRLRISNIGFEITRKDETFSNEGANENDGRFIFNKSPVFIPGTTILLIQLTALVTMWLGWQPPVRNNGHGSGVGEVFCSTYLVVCYWPFLKGLFEKGKYGIPLSTICKSMALAFLFVYLCKAN, from the exons ATGGCTAATCAAAACACTCTCCctctttatgataaatattgGGTGAAGCATACGTTATCAAGAGTAATGGATTCCTTGACTCTGCTCCTCCTCCTCTTACTTCTTGGTTACCGTATTAATATTTTCTCTCATAGCAACTACACTTTCCCTTGCCTTGTTGCTTTCATATGCGAGTCATGGTTCACTTTTTCTTGGATTCTCGTCATCAGCACTAAATGGTCTCCTGCATATACCAAAACCTACATACACCGTCTCTTGCTTCG GGTACCTGAGGGTGAGCTTCCAGCAGTGGATCTATTTGTGACAACAGCAGACCCAGTGCTTGAGCCTCCTATCATCACAATCAACACTGTCTTGTCTCTCTTGGCGCTTGATTATCCTCATAACAAACTTGCTTGCTATGTTTCTGATGATGGATGCTCCCCTCTTACCTTCTATGCCCTTATCGAAGCATTTCAATTTGCTAAGCTTTGGGTACCTTTCTGTAAGAAGTACAACATACAACTTAGAGTACCCTTCAGATACTTCTCCAATAACACCAGCACTGACAACAATGAAGACACGCCGGAGTTTATGCAAGACTGGTTAAAAATGAAG AACGAGTATGAGCGCCTTACCCGTAAAATTCTGAATGCAACAAAAAATTCGATTCCACTTGTGGGAGAGTTTGCTATCTTCTCAGATACACAGCCTAGAAATCATCCAACCATAATTAAG GTAATATGGGAAAACAAAGAAGGTCTTTCAGACGAGTTGCCTCACTTAATCTACGTATCTAGAGAAAAGAAGCAGGAACATCCACATCAATATAAAGCTGGTGCTATGAATGTGTTG TACTTGGGGGGTGGATTAGCAGGGCTCCAAGGGATATTTTACTTAGGAACAAATTGCATGCACAGAAGAAAAGTAATTTATGGCCTTTCTCCTTATCATGGCATTCAAAATGGAAAGAAGGATCATGGCGTCTCCAATG GGAAATTCtcagaaaagaaaacaatatttgGTACATCAAAGGGGTTTGTGGAATCAGCTACTCATGCTTTGGAAGGGAAGACATTTACTCCCAATAACAATATTTGCAAATCTCTTGAGGCTGCGAGTGAAGTTTCTAGTTGTGAATATGAATACGGCACTGCTTGGGGAAAACAG GTGGGTTGGATGTATGGATCAACATCTGAAGATTTACTTACCGGACTGAAAATCCACACAAAAGGTTGGAGATCTGAAGTGTGCTCACCAGAACTTTCGCCTTTTATGGGATGCTCACCTCAAGATATTTTAGTTGTAATTGGTCAACAAAAGAGATGGATCTCAGGGTTGCTTGATATCCTCCTAAGCAAGCATTGTCCAATTTTTGGAACCCTATTTGGTAAGCTCCAATTCAGACAATGCTTGGGGTATCTTTGGATCACTACTTGGAGCTTACGACCCGTTCCTGAAATATGTTATGCTGCTCTCCCTGCCTATTGCATCATTAATAACTCCAGTTTCTTGCCCAAG GAACTCGGACAATGGATCCCCGCCACTTTGCTTGTGATTTACAACGTGTCTACTCTTTTAGAGAACTTGAAAATAGGATTGTCAATTCGAACATGGTGTAACAATCAACGAATGGCAAGGATAACCACCATGAATTCTTGGTTTTTTGGATTTTTGGCCATCCTACTTAAGCGATTAAGGATATCTAACATTGGCTTTGAAATAACAAGGAAAGACGAAACATTTTCCAATGAGGGTGCAAATGAAAATGATGGTAGATTCATTTTTAACAAGTCTCCAGTTTTTATACCTGGCACAACtattttgcttattcaactCACAGCACTGGTTACCATGTGGTTGGGATGGCAACCACCTGTTAGAAACAATGGACATGGATCTGGTGTTGGGGAAGTGTTCTGTAGTACATATTTGGTTGTGTGCTATTGGCCATTTTTGAAAGGGTTATTTGAGAAAGGAAAGTATGGAATTCCCTTATCCACAATTTGCAAGTCAATGGCTCTGGCTTTCCTTTTTGTGTACTTATGCAAAGCAAATTAA
- the LOC114378089 gene encoding uncharacterized protein LOC114378089, which yields MLAGYAYTEKMHWRHLGDIRANKPSAAEWLDQLPKQKWVQCFDEGKRWGHMTTNLSESVNSMLKNTRHLPVSSLVEETYFKTAQLFANRGRQTQAMINSGSQYSEVVFDAINSGQQESNTHIVNEFDRHNHTFIITETQSPLETPRPPGRFRVMLQSQKCDCGEFQAKHLPCSHIMAACKSVNVDPMTYVPMIFTLQHILHIYDNSFGLSPHESMWQKYEGDQWSPDPRRKRTAKGRPVSTRIPTEMDEDENERASRKKCGLCRQHGHSINNCPNVSSS from the exons ATGTTGGCTG GGTACGCATACACGGAGAAGATGCACTGGCGACATCTTGGGGATATTCGTGCGAATAAGCCAAGTGCAGCTGAATGGCTTGATCAATTACCCAAACAAAAATGGGTACAATGCTTTGATGAGGGGAAACGTTGGGGACATATGACTACCAATTTGTCAGAGTCTGTTAATTCCATGTTAAAAAACACAAGACATTTACCGGTGTCATCATTGGTTGAGGAGACCTATTTCAAGACCGCACAACTCTTTGCTAATAGAGGTCGACAAACTCAGGCAATGATCAACTCCGGCTCACAGTATTCTGAAGTCGTCTTCGATGCAATCAATAGTGGTCAACAAGAATCTAATACACACATTGTAAATGAATTCGACAGACACAATCACACTTTTATTATAACCGAGACTCAATCCCCACTTGAAACACCCAGACCACCTGGAAGGTTTAGAGTAATGTTACAATCCCAAAAGTGTGATTGTGGTGAATTTCAGGCTAAACATTTACCGTGTTCTCACATCATGGCTGCCTGTAAATCTGTCAATGTTGATCCCATGACCTATGTGCCGATGATATTCACTTTACAACACATTTTGCACATCTACGACAACTCCTTTGGTTTATCGCCACACGAATCAATGTGGCAAAAATATGAAGGAGATCAGTGGAGTCCTGATCCAAGGAGAAAGAGGACTGCAAAGGGTCGTCCAGTTTCAACTCGCATTCCTACTGAGATGGACGAAGACGAAAATGAACGAGcaagtagaaaaaaatgtggACTTTGCCGGCAACATGGTCATAGCATAAATAATTGTCCTAATGTATCCTCATCTTAG